Part of the Solwaraspora sp. WMMA2065 genome is shown below.
TACGCGCCACCCGAGTCGTTCCAGCACCGTCCGCCGTCGGCCGCCGCCGACGTCTACGCGCTCTGCGCCACCCTGTACGCCATCATGCGCGGCAAGCCGCCACGCTGGGACGACGAGCGCAACCCGAGCCTGGTGGCTCTCCTGGAGATGTTCGACCGGCCGCTGCCGGACCTGCCCGGGGTCAACCCGGCGCTGACCGATGTACTACGCCAGGGAATGGCGAACGATCCCGCTGCCCGGCCTCCGGCGGTCGTGCTGCGGGACATGCTGGCGGCGGTACCGCTCGGTCAGCACTGGAGCCCGGCTGCCCCGCACCGGCCGCCGTTTTCAATCGCCCCGGTCTCCGGTGGGCCACCGTCCGGGTCGAGCAGCTGGGCCGACCCGACGACCCCGGTGCCGTCCCGGCCGGAACGCAACCCGTCCTGGAGCGTTCCGGTGCCACCTCCGCCGGAGCCGGGCCAGGTGCCCGGGCAACGACCCGGCCCGCCCGGCCCGCCGCCGTCGGCTGCCGGCCCGTCGTCCGGCCCGTCGTCCGGCCGAACGGGTACCTCGCCCGACAACGCTGTCCGTTCCTGGCTGCGGACCCTCGCCGGCGGGCTCGGCCTGCTGGTGCTGCTCGCGATGACCAGCCTGGGCACCTGGATCGTCGCCAAGGGCTCCGGTCCCACCACGTTTCCCCCGATCACCGGAGCCGACCAGCGGACGACCGGTGCGGTGGCCAGTGAGAGCCCTGCCAGCGACCCCACCAGCGGCGGTCCGGCGGGCGCGGTGCTGCCGAACTGCCACCTGACGCTGCGACCGGAGCTGCGCTGTCCGGACGATCTTGAATGCTTCAACGGCCGGGTATCGAACTCTCCGCGTACCCTGACCGCGACCGCCTGCACCGGCCGGCACACCTGGGAGATGTTCGCGGTCGGTGAGCTGCCGACCCGGTTGCGGGCTGCCGACCATGCCACGATCCGGTCCGACCCGGCCATCGCCGAGGCCTGCGGGGCGGAGAGCTTCCGGCTGTTCACCCTGCGGATGGACGCCCACGACTGGCAGTACGCGGTGCTGCTGCCGGATCCGGCGGACCTCGCCGCCGGCGACCACCGGTACCAGTGCCTGGCGGGCAAGGGGCCCGGCCAACTGTTCGGCCCGACCCTGGCCGCCCGGTAACCGACATCCGGCGCAAGTCCGGGCTGTCCGACTTTCCACCCGGGGCGTCCGTTTCGTTGATTCGCGGGCGGTATCTCGTATTTTCCGGACGGTCCGACCCTGCCGCAGTGGTTCGTGCTCTGCGGCTGGACGCTGGCCGGCTGCCTGCTGGCACTGCTGACCCGCAACCGTCCGTCGGCCCGTACCCGGTCGACGACCCCGCCGAGTACGGAGATCGCCTGATCCGGCCCGTTACGAAGATCCGCTGAAGCCCTCAGTACGAAGATCACCGGATCCGGCGCGGCGCAACTCGGCGGTGCCGGGTATTGCCGGGAACCACTACATTGAGCGGAGCCGGCAATGTGGACGGCTGCCCGACACGCAATCGATCCTGACTGTCGCAGTCGTGAGGTTGCCATGACTGATAGATCCACCAAGTCACGCACGTACGTCGACCACCGTACCCGGCAGACTATGACCACGCTGGCGGTTGCCGCGACCTTGGTGCTGGTCGCCCTCGTCGCCTGTGAGGACAACCAGCCGCCGGACCGGCCGACCGTGCGGGATCTCCGGGAGGCCTCGACCATCAGCGACCAGACCGAGCTGCGCATCGGCGTCAATATCGACATTCCGCTGATGTCGTATCGGCGCAACAACTCCTACCACGGTTTCGACATCGAGATAGCCCGCTACATCGCCGACTCACTCGGCTTCGGCGACCAGAGCATCACGTGGGTGCCGCTGGACACCGAGGACCGGATCGAGAAGCTGCGCAGCGGCGAGGTCGACATCGTGGTGGCCAGCTTCTCCATCACCGAGGAACGGGAGAAGCGGGTCGGGTTCGCCGGCCCGTACCTGATCACCACACCCGAGGTGCTGGTCGCCACCGAGTTCGTCGACGAGATCACCACGATCACCGATCTGAACGACGAGGAGTACACCGTCTGCGTCGCCGGTGGCTCCACCACCGAGGCAATGCTCAGGGAACGGGGGATCCCGCACCAGCAGGCCGACAATCCGGCCGCCTGCCGGGACGGCGTCCTGGCCGGCGACTTCCATGCGATGGTCTCCGACGAGACGATCCTCGCCGGACTCCGTTCGGAGAACCCCGACGAACTCGCCATCGTCGACATGCCGTTCGGCGTCGAGGAGGAGTTGGGCATCGGGGTGCCGGTCGAGGACGAGAACCTTCGCGACCTGGTCAGCTACTTCCTGGACAAGAGCTATCAACGGGACCAACGGGACGAAGCGAACGCCTGGGAGACGGCGTACAACAACCATCTGGGGCGGTGGCTCGGCGAGGCCAGCCAGCCCCGACCGGACGGCGCGCCCGACCTCGTCGACCACGACGACAAGAACCGGCGGTGACCGCCGCCGAGCGCCCGGTCGACGAGGCGGACCGGCGGAACCGGGCGGCGCAGCAGTTCTGGAGCGTGGTGGTCGGCGCTCCGGCGATCATTTCGGTGCTCCGGCTGGTCGTCGAGGCCGGCGGCGAGCTCCAGACCACCCTGCTGCTGGCCGCCAACGTCAACCCGGTGAACCTGGTCGCCGCCTTCGTCAGCACGGCGAGCCGGGTGGTCTCCGGTGCGATGATGGCCCTGTTCGCGATCAGCGCGGTGCTGACCGTCAGCGTCAACAACGACCAGCGGCGGTGGGCGCGACGACGACCGCCGTTGCTGGTCCGCTGGATGCGGGTGGTGCCCGTCTGGTTCCTGATCGTCACCCTGCTGGTCGCCGTCGTGACCTGGAAGATCCTCTATCTGCCGCTGCTGCTGCCGGCGATCGCGGCCACCGCCCAGCTGCGCACCCGTACGGCGGACGAACGCGGCACGGCCGGGGACCCGCCGGACGGTGGCCGGACGAACCGGCTGACCCTGTTCGTCCTGCTGCTGATCGGCTACTACGGCCTGCTGGCGCCGACCCTGGCCGAGGCGGCGGTCACCGGTGAGTGGTTCGTGGCGCTGATCCTGGGCGCTCCACCGCTACTGGCTCTCGTCGTGACCGGCCCGGTGCTGCCCGGCACGGTGCACCTGCTGGTCGCGACCGGCCAGCTCACCGTCATGATCGCGCTGGCTTGGACGTCGTACTCGGTGGCCACCGCACCGGTGCTGCCCAGTACGGTGACCACCGTCGCGGTGTCGGGCGGGGAGACCGAGCACATCCGGGGCAGCGTGATCGCGGTCGACGACGCGAGCGTGGCCATCCTGCAGGAACAGGGCGGTGTCCGGTACGTGCCGACCGACGACGTGGAGGCGCAGGTGCTCTGCCCGAGCGAGGCGGACCTGCCGCGCTACCGCCTCTGGGTGCACGGGTTCCACGTCGAGGACTCGCTGCTGCAGGCGTTGGGGCGGGAGGTCCGACCGGTCACCCCGGTGGACGCGGTCTGCCGGGCGACCGCCTCGGTGAGGTGAGCCAACCGTTGCCCCGTCCGGGGCGGATCTGCCGCAGGTCCCCGGGCAGATCCGCCGCCGGGTCACACCCGGGCGCGCCTGGCGAGCCGCTCGGGGTCGAGGATGATGATGCTCTTGCCGTCGAGCCGCAGCCAGCCCCGGGAGGCGAAGTCGGCCAGCGCCTTGTTGACCGTCTCCCGGGAGGCCCCGACCAGCTGGGCGATCTCCTCCTGGGTGAGATCGTGGGTCACCCGCAGCACCCCGCCGTCGCGGGTGCCGAACCGGCCGGCCATCTGCAGCAGATTCTTGGCTACCCGCCCCGGTACATCGGTGAAGATCAGGTCGGCGAGGGCGTCGTTGGTCCGGCGCAGCCGTCGGGCAAGCACCCGCAGCAGCTGCTCGGCGATCTCCGGCCGATTGTTCAGCCAGGGCCGCAGCGCCTGCTTGCGCAGCCGGGCGAGGCGGGTGTCGGTGACGGCGGTCGCGGTGGCGGTACGCGGCCCGGGGTCGAAGAGCGACAGCTCGCCGACCATGTCCGACGGGCCCATCACGGCGATCAGGTTCTGCCGTCCGTCTGCGGCCCGCCGGCCGACCTTGATCTTGCCGGTGAGCACGATGTACAGGCTGTCACCCGGCTCACCCTCGTTGAAGACGACCTCGCCCTTGCGGGCGTCGATCGTCTCCATCTCCTTGGCGAGTGCCTCCGCGGCCTCCGGGTCCACGCCCTGGAAGATCCCGCTACGAGCCAGCACCTCGTCCATCGCGCACCTCCGCCTGCGCGGCGTCCGTTCCCCGGCACCCCAGCCGTGACCAGCCGCGCGCAGTCAGTCTAGGTGCACTCCGCCCCTGGCCGGATGCGCACCCTCCGAATCTTGATCCAGGAGCGTAACCCAACAGGGTGGATCCGTCGTTAATATGCGGCACCGTGCACGCCGACCGGTCAGCGCCGTGCGACCGGCGGACGCCGTATCGTCGACCGGTGTCTCCCGATGTCGCCCGCCCATGGTTCACCACCCGCACCGAGGACGGCCGGACCCTGCCGTACGCCTGCTGGGCGCTCACCGAGCCGCTGCTGACCATCAGCTCCGCTCCGCTCGGCGGCGGGATCGGACTGCGCTGGTGGGTGATCAACGCGACCGTGCCGATGTCGTACCGCCGCGACGACCCCGACACCCACCTCGTCGGTCTGGCCGAGCAAGCCGACCTGCGCGGACCCGGCGTCGGCCTGCTAACCGGGGTGGACGTGCGTCGGATGGTGACCCGCGACGAGGCCGGCGTGCAGGTGTGGGCGACCGTCGGGCTCGGCACCCCGGTGCTGGCCGCCGCACCCAGGACCGCCGGGCCACCGCCGGAGCAGGTCGGGACGATCAACATCGTCGCAGCGCTTCCGGTACGGCTCGGTGAGGCCGCCCTGGTGAACGCGGTCGCCACCATCACCGAGGCGAAGACCCAGGCGCTGGTCGAGCTCGGACTGCGGGCCACCGGCACAGCGACCGACGCGGTGGTGGTGCTCTGCCCGCCCGACGGGCCGGAGCAGCGGTACGGCGGTCCACGGTCGACCTGGGGCGGGCGGCTCGCCCGGGTAGCGCACGCGGCGGTACGTGGTGGCACCGCCCAGCGTGGTGGCACCGCCCAGGGTGGTGGCACTGCCCAGGGCGGTGGCGCGCCGGACCCGCAAGGACGGCAAATCGGACACGGGGACAAACCAGCCGGACGGTTGTCGTCGCCGGAGACTCCCGGCCGGTAGGGTCACGCCAGTGAGTGACGCCCAGCGTGCCGCCCGGGGGCGCCGGCGGCAGGAGCCCGCCGCAGGCCGACCCGTTCTGTCGATCGTCGTGCTGACCGCCGTTCTGCTCGGTGCCGTGCTGGTCGGCATCGTCGCGCTCGGTGGGATCAACCGGTCCGGATCCGAACCGCAGTGGCAGTCCGCTGCGTCGCCGACCGCCACCGCGTCGCCGGAGCCGCAGGAGATCTCGATGTCGGCTACCGGTGACATCGTGCTCGGCAACGCCCCCGACCGCCTGCCGCCCGACGGCGGTGCCGGCTTCTTCGACTCGGTTTCCGAGGCACTCGCCGCCGACCTGGTGATGGGCAACCTGGAGGAGCCGCTGACGGTCGACACCGGGACTGGCAAGTGCGCCCCGGACGCCACCCAGTGCCACCAGTTCCGGGCCCCACCCGAGTACGCGGCCCACCTGCGTGACGCCGGGTTCATGCTGCTCAACCAGGCCAACAACCACGGGTACGACTACGGCGAGGCCGGATACCGCAACACCCAGCAGACGCTGGAGGAGCACGGTCTGCGGCACACCGGCGCGCTCGATCAGATCACCGTGCTGGACGTCGAGGGGGTCAGCGTCGCGGTGGCCGGCTTCTCCTCGTATTCTCCGCCGAACAACAGCCTGATCAACCTGGACGCCGCGGCGGAGGTGGTCCGGCGCGCCGACGAGCAGGCCGACCTGGTCGTCGTGCAGGTCCACATGGGTGCCGAGGGAGCGGAGATGACCCGGGTCACCCCGGGCACGGAGCTGTTCGCCGGAGAGAACCGCGGTGATCCGATGGCCTTCGGGCGGGCGATGATCGACGCCGGGGCGGACCTGATCGTCGGCCACGGCCCGCACGTGCTGCGCGGCATGGAGTTCTACCAGGGCCGGCTGATCGCGTACAGCCTCGGGAACTTCGCCGGTGGCGGCGGTACGCTGAACAACACCGGCCGGCTGGGCTGGGGCGGGGTGCTGAAGGTGACCCTCGACCCGGACGGCGACTGGGTCGACGGTGAGTTTGTCGCCACGTACATGAACGGCAACGGTCTGCCCGTTGTCGACGAGCAACGCCGAGGGCTCGACCTGGTCCGGGAGTTGAGCGGGTTGGACTTTCCGCAGACCGGCGCCGAGTTCGACGATGACGGCACCATCTCGCCACCGTCGGACTGACCCGCCGACGTAGGCTGGCCGGTGTGACACCGCCAGCCCCCCGAGCCGCGACCGCCCCGGCTGCGGCCACCGCAACTGCGGCCGCCGGGCCTGCGGCAGCCCGGGCCGTGCGTACCGAGACCGACCTGGGGCGTAAACGTCGTGCCCGGCGGATGGCGAGACTGCTGGCGCAGACCCATCCGGACGCGCACTGCGAGCTCGACCACGACGGCCCGCTGCAGTTGGCGGTCGCCACCATCTTGTCCGCGCAGTGCACCGACAAGCGGGTCAACGAGGTCACCCCGAAGCTGTTCGCCCGCTACCCGACGGCCGCCGACTACGCCGCCGCCGACCGGGCCGAGCTGGAGGAGCTGATCCGGCCGACCGGGTTCTTCCGCAACAAGGCCGGCTCGCTGATCCGGCTCGGCCAGGCATTGACCGAGCGGTACGCCGGCGCGGTACCGCGCCGGCTGCCGCAGCTGGTCGAGCTGCCCGGGATCGGCCGCAAGACCGCGAACGTCATCCTCGGCAACGCGTTCGACGTCCCTGGCATCACCGTCGACACGCATTTCCAACGGCTGGTCCGCCGCTGGGCGTGGACCGACGAGTCCGACCCGGTGAAGATCGAACACGCGGTCGGCGCGTTGATTGAGCGCCGGGACTGGACGATGCTGTCCCACCGGGTGATCTTCCACGGCCGACGGGTCTGCCACGCCCGTAAACCGGCCTGCGGCGCATGTGCGCTAGCCCCGCTGTGCCCGGCGTACGGCACCGGTCCGACCGCCGCTGCCGAGGCGGTGAAGCTGCTCAAGGGTCCCCGCGCGAGGGAGCTGGCCGAGCAGGCCGGAATACCCGCCGACCTGGTGCCGGCGGCGGCCGTCACCGCCGAGGTGCCATGAGCGCCGGCCGCCCGTCGGGGCCTGGCCGTCAGCCCGGGCGTCGCCGTCGGCCGGGGCTAGGTCGCCGGCTCAGGCCGGGGCCGTTGTTCGCCGCCGCCCTGATGCCGTTGCTGCTGGCGGCGTCCGGTTGCACCACCGGCCCGGGTGCCGGGACGGGCGACGCTGCCGGAGCGTCCGGACCGGTCCCGTTCGCCGACTGCGCCGGCCTGACCGCACCGCCCGCTGCGGCCGCCGCCGCGCCGCAACCGTCGACCGACGTCGGTACGCCGGGCGGCGGCACCCCGCTGCCCGACATCAGCCTGGCCTGCTTCGCCGACGGGACGGTCGTTGACATCGCGGCGGTACGCGGACCCGCCGTGATCAACTTCTGGGGCTCCTGGTGCCAGCCCTGCCGCAAGGAGTTGCCGGCGCTGCAACGCCTTGCCGACCGTACCGCCGGGCAGTTGCACCTGATCGGCGTCAACACCTACGACGACCGAGATCCCGCCGTCGCCGTCGCCGAGGATCTGGGGCTGCGGTTCCCGAGCCTGGTCGACCGGGAGCGGCAGCTGCTGCTGGCGGTCGAGCGGGTCGGCCTGCCACTGACCCTGTTCGTCGACGGAGACGGGGAGATCCGTCGGACGTACGAGGGTACGCTCGACGACGCCACGCTCGCCGACCTCGTCGAGCGCGAGTTGGGTCTGACGGTGGCCCCGTGACCCACCCACTGCCCTCCGAACCGTTGCCGGCCTGGTGGCAGCCGCTGCTCACCCGGGTGCGCTCCGCCCGTACCGCCGATTTCACCCGGGTGGCGACCCCGGCCCGGGGTGGTCGGCCAAGCGCGGTGCTGGTCCTGCTCGGCGAGCATCGGCCGGGTGAGCCCGACGTGCTGCTGCTGCAGCGGGCCGCGACCATGCGTAACCATGCCGGGCAGCCCGCGTTCCCGGGTGGCGCGGCCGACCCGGGCGACCGGGACGCGCGGGCGACCGCGTTACGGGAGGCCGAAGAAGAGGTCGGGCTGGATCCGGGCAGCGTCACCGTGCTCGCCCAACTGCCGCGGCTGTGGATACCGGTGAGTGGCTTCGTGGTCACCCCGGTGCTCGGCTGGTGGCATCGGCCACATCCGGTGCATCCCCGACAACCGGAAGAAGTGGCACATGTCACTCGATTGCCGGTTGATGAGCTGGTGGACCCGGACAACCGACTCCAGGTACGCCACCCGAGCGGCTGGGTGTCACCTGCGTTCCAGGTGCGCGGCATGCTCGTCTGGGGATTCACCGCCGGGGTGCTGTCCGCACTGCTGGACATGGCCGGTTGGGCCGGTGCCTGGCCGACCGGTCGGATCATTGACCTGCCGCCCGAGCCGTCGCCCGGTGGCGATCCGTCGGCCGCCGGTCTGCCCGACACGCTCGGTGACCGGGCCAGCGGCGATGCGGCAACTGTGGACGGCTCCGCCGGCCTGCCGGGCTGACCGCCGGCCGCCACGTCCGTCTGCGGCCGGGCCGCTCGCCCGGTGCCCGTAGTCTTGACGGGTGTCCGCCGTCGACGTCGTGCTGCTGCTGCTTATGTTGGTCTTCGCGATCAGCGGTTACCGCCAGGGGTTCCTGATCGGGGTGCTGTCCTTCGCCGGGTTCATCGGCGGCGCACTGGTCGGTCTGCAGCTCGGGCC
Proteins encoded:
- a CDS encoding adenosylcobinamide amidohydrolase, which gives rise to MSPDVARPWFTTRTEDGRTLPYACWALTEPLLTISSAPLGGGIGLRWWVINATVPMSYRRDDPDTHLVGLAEQADLRGPGVGLLTGVDVRRMVTRDEAGVQVWATVGLGTPVLAAAPRTAGPPPEQVGTINIVAALPVRLGEAALVNAVATITEAKTQALVELGLRATGTATDAVVVLCPPDGPEQRYGGPRSTWGGRLARVAHAAVRGGTAQRGGTAQGGGTAQGGGAPDPQGRQIGHGDKPAGRLSSPETPGR
- a CDS encoding TlpA disulfide reductase family protein gives rise to the protein MPLLLAASGCTTGPGAGTGDAAGASGPVPFADCAGLTAPPAAAAAAPQPSTDVGTPGGGTPLPDISLACFADGTVVDIAAVRGPAVINFWGSWCQPCRKELPALQRLADRTAGQLHLIGVNTYDDRDPAVAVAEDLGLRFPSLVDRERQLLLAVERVGLPLTLFVDGDGEIRRTYEGTLDDATLADLVERELGLTVAP
- a CDS encoding CoA pyrophosphatase, producing the protein MPSEPLPAWWQPLLTRVRSARTADFTRVATPARGGRPSAVLVLLGEHRPGEPDVLLLQRAATMRNHAGQPAFPGGAADPGDRDARATALREAEEEVGLDPGSVTVLAQLPRLWIPVSGFVVTPVLGWWHRPHPVHPRQPEEVAHVTRLPVDELVDPDNRLQVRHPSGWVSPAFQVRGMLVWGFTAGVLSALLDMAGWAGAWPTGRIIDLPPEPSPGGDPSAAGLPDTLGDRASGDAATVDGSAGLPG
- the nth gene encoding endonuclease III produces the protein MRTETDLGRKRRARRMARLLAQTHPDAHCELDHDGPLQLAVATILSAQCTDKRVNEVTPKLFARYPTAADYAAADRAELEELIRPTGFFRNKAGSLIRLGQALTERYAGAVPRRLPQLVELPGIGRKTANVILGNAFDVPGITVDTHFQRLVRRWAWTDESDPVKIEHAVGALIERRDWTMLSHRVIFHGRRVCHARKPACGACALAPLCPAYGTGPTAAAEAVKLLKGPRARELAEQAGIPADLVPAAAVTAEVP
- a CDS encoding CapA family protein, whose translation is MVALGGINRSGSEPQWQSAASPTATASPEPQEISMSATGDIVLGNAPDRLPPDGGAGFFDSVSEALAADLVMGNLEEPLTVDTGTGKCAPDATQCHQFRAPPEYAAHLRDAGFMLLNQANNHGYDYGEAGYRNTQQTLEEHGLRHTGALDQITVLDVEGVSVAVAGFSSYSPPNNSLINLDAAAEVVRRADEQADLVVVQVHMGAEGAEMTRVTPGTELFAGENRGDPMAFGRAMIDAGADLIVGHGPHVLRGMEFYQGRLIAYSLGNFAGGGGTLNNTGRLGWGGVLKVTLDPDGDWVDGEFVATYMNGNGLPVVDEQRRGLDLVRELSGLDFPQTGAEFDDDGTISPPSD
- a CDS encoding serine/threonine-protein kinase encodes the protein MNDRLPSALPFPTVPGLSDLSVFARGGYATVYRAVQESVGREVAVKVENRALDNERDQRRFMREARAAGRMSSHPHVVDLFDVGVTGDLHPYLIMEMCDGSYADRMRTSPLDAFEARDVGVKIADALADAHHLGVLHRDVKPANILYSRFNEPALADFGLAVLVEHRDASVTLEVLTPAYAPPESFQHRPPSAAADVYALCATLYAIMRGKPPRWDDERNPSLVALLEMFDRPLPDLPGVNPALTDVLRQGMANDPAARPPAVVLRDMLAAVPLGQHWSPAAPHRPPFSIAPVSGGPPSGSSSWADPTTPVPSRPERNPSWSVPVPPPPEPGQVPGQRPGPPGPPPSAAGPSSGPSSGRTGTSPDNAVRSWLRTLAGGLGLLVLLAMTSLGTWIVAKGSGPTTFPPITGADQRTTGAVASESPASDPTSGGPAGAVLPNCHLTLRPELRCPDDLECFNGRVSNSPRTLTATACTGRHTWEMFAVGELPTRLRAADHATIRSDPAIAEACGAESFRLFTLRMDAHDWQYAVLLPDPADLAAGDHRYQCLAGKGPGQLFGPTLAAR
- a CDS encoding Crp/Fnr family transcriptional regulator gives rise to the protein MDEVLARSGIFQGVDPEAAEALAKEMETIDARKGEVVFNEGEPGDSLYIVLTGKIKVGRRAADGRQNLIAVMGPSDMVGELSLFDPGPRTATATAVTDTRLARLRKQALRPWLNNRPEIAEQLLRVLARRLRRTNDALADLIFTDVPGRVAKNLLQMAGRFGTRDGGVLRVTHDLTQEEIAQLVGASRETVNKALADFASRGWLRLDGKSIIILDPERLARRARV
- a CDS encoding transporter substrate-binding domain-containing protein, whose translation is MTDRSTKSRTYVDHRTRQTMTTLAVAATLVLVALVACEDNQPPDRPTVRDLREASTISDQTELRIGVNIDIPLMSYRRNNSYHGFDIEIARYIADSLGFGDQSITWVPLDTEDRIEKLRSGEVDIVVASFSITEEREKRVGFAGPYLITTPEVLVATEFVDEITTITDLNDEEYTVCVAGGSTTEAMLRERGIPHQQADNPAACRDGVLAGDFHAMVSDETILAGLRSENPDELAIVDMPFGVEEELGIGVPVEDENLRDLVSYFLDKSYQRDQRDEANAWETAYNNHLGRWLGEASQPRPDGAPDLVDHDDKNRR